The genome window CACTATTCTGATGATTCTTCTGTAATTCGTTAAATTCCTCTAATGCACCATGACTTTGTAAAATCTGCATTAACTCTGTTCGTTGGGATGTCATTTTTTTTATTTCATCTTCTCGACGAGAAATATTGCCTCTAATTCTATCCATCTCGTTTGTTAAGAAATCCTTTCTGTTGGCTACTACTTTACGATGGAAATCAAGAACTTCATCAATTTTTTTTGTTATTATATCCATGAATACTAACCCAGCCTCTTTGTAAATCTTGATGATTTTGTCGGTTCTTGCATCCTTCTCTTCACTCAAGCTCGCTTCATAATGTTCAAGAATCATTCTATCAGTCATATTCAGATTAACTAATTCATGTATATTTTTTGTCAAATTATCGGCATTTCTTTCAATCTGGTTATACTGATTATGAACCTTAAAACTTCTTAATTGGGAGTCCTCATCTTGAACTTGTGCCTCTATCCTAATTTTCAGTGCTTCTAATTCTCCAATGTTTCCCATAAGATTTGCAAGTAAACCAGACTGTGCTTCTTTTTTGAGATGGTTCAAAAATTTTACTCTATCTTTAATAACTTGTAGTTTCGAGGCATATTCCCAACCAAGACTAAGTAAAAAAGCATTATTGATTTGAATATCCCATTCTCGTTGGCTCTTGTATTGCTGAAAAGGGGTAAGAAAACTGCCTCTTTGTCCATTTTGTCTAATGAAGTATGAAATTAAGCTTCTAAAAGTGGGTACATATTCAAATTCGTCATAAATCGGCTGAAGGTTGAACATTAAAATACCTAAGCATTTCTTCCAATCATTCCTGGAAATAATTTGCTTCCTGGATTTCTCATCAATAGTAGGTTTAATCTTCCAATCGGAACAATCTCCTTCAATAATTATCTTATTATTGTCTGCGGTATTACGGGATATAGAATATGTTTTCCCACCCAAGTCTAAATTTAGTATAAATGTCCAATTATCCAACCGTGGATTCTTCAATGTCTCTCTCTTGTCAGCACCCAGGCAAAAATGGATTATTTCTATTAAGGTAGATTTTCCAAGACCATTTCTTGAATCTTTTATAGTCGCTTCTTTAGTTCTTTCAGCGAGTATAACATTAAGCCCATCTTTGAAAACGATTTTTTTAAATGAGGGATTATCACACTCTATTGAATGAATCATTTTTCAACCCTCCTAATTATTCCATCTTTCAATTCAACAATACCTAAAATGAATAATAAATCTAACCCCAAACTAAATCTTTCAAAATTTCTTACCTCAGATAATTCCCTTACTTTGTCCCAGAGTAGACTGACAGTTTGATTTGCTGTAATATTGTCTAATAGAATTGCCCCCAGATTTAATATAGAGTTTGATATTTGAATATGCTTGTTTGGGAGTATCATTGTTCAAACACCTCACATTTCTCAAATAAGTATACCAAAACTGCTAATCCTGCAGCTTTCTGTTTAAAATCACTAGATTCTCCTGAAGCAAAACCTACAAGGGCATCGAATAAATCATCACCCATAAATCCATCAATGTTTTTCAATTTATTATATTCGTTTACAAAGCCTGCTTTAAGTCTATCACTGAATTCAATATCTGGAACTTTATTAATGAAATCAGCTACTTGCTTTACTTGTGTCATCCCACTCACTATTGACCGTTCAATTCTTGAAGATAACATATTTTTCTTTATTTTATCCTTAGGCGGTATAATGTCGTATCTATCAGGCGGCTCTGATTGATCAGAAATGAGATATTTTGTGACAATACTCAATTCTGCAAAAGTAATATTTAAAATTTCTTTTTCGGTAGAATCTTCAATCCATTCTTCATGTTTATTTTTCATCTCTTTCAATCTTTGAACAGAATATTCTTGTGGTTGATCATCTACTATTTTATGATGATTTCTACAAAGTACAATACGATTGGAATACGAACTCCTTTCTCTCTCAGTCATATCAGGATTATATCTTGCTGAACCTGGTTTCTCACCCTCAATATGAGCCATATCTCCAATAATAGCCTCCTTATCCCCTCTTGTCCTATCTTTAATCAAGAGACTATTGCATCCGGGGAATGCACATCTATTTCCACTTCTTGACCATAGAAGTTTTAGATCCTTACTGGATATGTCGTTACTCATTGTATTTCACCATATCGTTCAACTGATT of bacterium contains these proteins:
- a CDS encoding DUF2326 domain-containing protein, translated to MIHSIECDNPSFKKIVFKDGLNVILAERTKEATIKDSRNGLGKSTLIEIIHFCLGADKRETLKNPRLDNWTFILNLDLGGKTYSISRNTADNNKIIIEGDCSDWKIKPTIDEKSRKQIISRNDWKKCLGILMFNLQPIYDEFEYVPTFRSLISYFIRQNGQRGSFLTPFQQYKSQREWDIQINNAFLLSLGWEYASKLQVIKDRVKFLNHLKKEAQSGLLANLMGNIGELEALKIRIEAQVQDEDSQLRSFKVHNQYNQIERNADNLTKNIHELVNLNMTDRMILEHYEASLSEEKDARTDKIIKIYKEAGLVFMDIITKKIDEVLDFHRKVVANRKDFLTNEMDRIRGNISRREDEIKKMTSQRTELMQILQSHGALEEFNELQKNHQNSVSQLKDISIRLENLKKFEQGKSGISIEQELLHQQANRDLSEREFQRRDAILTFNENSEALYEVPGTLSIDFTKKGFKFGINIERSGSQGISNMKIFCYDLMLAKLWAKRTKTPIFLIHDSNIFDGVDERQRALALQLAASESSKHGFQYICTFNSDMIPQKDFRGDFDFSSNVVRKLTDATVDGGLLGIRF
- a CDS encoding ABC-three component system middle component 6; translation: MILPNKHIQISNSILNLGAILLDNITANQTVSLLWDKVRELSEVRNFERFSLGLDLLFILGIVELKDGIIRRVEK
- a CDS encoding ABC-three component system protein, which codes for MAHIEGEKPGSARYNPDMTERERSSYSNRIVLCRNHHKIVDDQPQEYSVQRLKEMKNKHEEWIEDSTEKEILNITFAELSIVTKYLISDQSEPPDRYDIIPPKDKIKKNMLSSRIERSIVSGMTQVKQVADFINKVPDIEFSDRLKAGFVNEYNKLKNIDGFMGDDLFDALVGFASGESSDFKQKAAGLAVLVYLFEKCEVFEQ